In Paenibacillus hexagrammi, the following are encoded in one genomic region:
- a CDS encoding HU family DNA-binding protein, protein MNKSELINKVAETSELSKKDATKAVDAVFDAISEALQSGDKVQLVGFGNFEVRERSARKGRNPQTGDEIEIPASKIPAFKPGKALRDGIQ, encoded by the coding sequence ATGAATAAATCTGAATTGATCAATAAGGTTGCTGAAACTTCCGAACTTTCCAAGAAAGACGCTACGAAAGCAGTTGATGCTGTTTTTGATGCAATTTCCGAAGCTCTGCAAAGCGGAGATAAAGTACAGCTTGTTGGATTCGGTAATTTTGAAGTTCGTGAACGTTCCGCTCGTAAGGGACGCAATCCACAAACGGGTGATGAAATCGAAATCCCGGCAAGCAAAATTCCAGCATTCAAACCGGGTAAAGCGCTTAGAGACGGAATTCAATAA
- the spoIVA gene encoding stage IV sporulation protein A — MEKVDIFKDIAERTGGDIYLGVVGAVRTGKSTFIKRFVESVVLPNIQSEADRIRATDELPQSAAGRTIMTTEPKFVPNSAVQISVAEGLNVNVRLVDCVGYAVDGAKGYEDENGPRMINTPWFDEPIPFQEAAEIGTRKVIQEHSTLGVVVTTDGTISDIPRSSYVLAEERVINELKEVGKPFIVIINSQKPNAEPALELRSELQSRYDVPVVTMSVANAGEEEMVSVLREVLYEFPVHEVNVNLPSWVMVLEENHWLRGRFENSVRDTVQDIRRLRDVERVVSQFAEYDFIDKAALADMNMGQGVAEIDLHAPDELYDRILQEVVGVEIRGKDHLLQLMQEFTHAKREYDQFAEALEMVKTTGYGIAPPTLAEMALDEPELIRQGSRFGVRLKATAPSIHMIRVDVESEFSPIIGTEKQSEELVRYLMQDFEDNPLKIWESDIFGRSLHSIVREGIQGKLAMMPDNARYKLQETLGRIINEGSGGLIAIIL; from the coding sequence TTGGAGAAAGTGGATATCTTTAAGGACATTGCAGAACGGACGGGAGGGGACATTTACCTGGGGGTAGTGGGCGCTGTCCGCACAGGAAAATCGACCTTTATCAAGCGTTTTGTGGAATCTGTAGTGCTTCCAAACATTCAAAGTGAAGCGGATAGGATCCGGGCTACCGATGAACTCCCGCAGAGCGCTGCTGGCCGCACAATTATGACGACCGAGCCGAAATTCGTACCCAATTCCGCTGTTCAAATTTCTGTAGCTGAGGGCCTTAACGTAAACGTTCGCTTGGTAGATTGTGTAGGCTATGCAGTCGATGGCGCCAAGGGCTATGAGGACGAGAACGGACCTCGCATGATCAATACGCCTTGGTTCGATGAGCCGATTCCTTTTCAGGAAGCAGCTGAAATCGGAACGAGAAAGGTCATTCAAGAACATTCCACGCTCGGCGTTGTCGTTACGACAGATGGAACGATCTCTGACATTCCGAGATCCTCATACGTGCTTGCAGAGGAAAGAGTGATTAATGAACTCAAAGAGGTTGGCAAACCGTTCATTGTCATTATCAACTCTCAAAAGCCGAATGCAGAGCCGGCGCTGGAGCTGCGCAGCGAATTACAAAGTCGATATGATGTGCCTGTCGTCACGATGAGTGTAGCCAATGCCGGAGAAGAGGAAATGGTTTCCGTACTCCGTGAGGTGCTCTACGAATTCCCTGTTCATGAAGTGAATGTGAATTTGCCAAGCTGGGTCATGGTGCTCGAAGAAAATCACTGGCTGCGCGGCCGATTTGAAAACTCGGTACGCGACACCGTTCAGGATATCCGTCGTCTCCGTGATGTAGAACGCGTGGTTAGTCAATTTGCTGAGTATGACTTTATTGATAAAGCGGCGCTAGCCGATATGAATATGGGGCAAGGCGTTGCCGAGATTGATTTGCACGCTCCAGACGAGCTGTACGACCGCATTCTTCAGGAAGTAGTTGGTGTCGAGATTCGCGGTAAGGATCACCTCCTTCAGTTGATGCAGGAATTTACTCATGCGAAGCGGGAATATGATCAATTTGCCGAGGCATTGGAGATGGTGAAGACGACCGGGTACGGGATCGCGCCTCCTACGCTGGCTGAGATGGCGCTTGACGAGCCAGAGCTTATCCGCCAAGGATCTCGCTTTGGTGTACGCTTGAAAGCGACTGCTCCTTCCATACATATGATTCGTGTGGATGTTGAATCTGAATTCTCGCCGATCATCGGGACAGAAAAGCAGAGTGAGGAGCTTGTCCGCTATCTGATGCAGGATTTCGAAGATAACCCGCTCAAAATTTGGGAGTCCGATATTTTTGGCAGATCTCTGCACTCCATCGTGCGTGAAGGTATTCAAGGTAAGCTTGCCATGATGCCGGATAATGCCAGATATAAGCTGCAGGAAACACTTGGTAGAATTATCAACGAAGGCTCTGGCGGTTTGATCGCAATTATTTTGTAA